Proteins encoded together in one Cellulomonas gilvus ATCC 13127 window:
- a CDS encoding sulfate adenylyltransferase subunit 1 has translation MSTSTSTAVPTSEGARAHAGRELLRLATAGSVDDGKSTLIGRLLYDTKSVLADQLSAVERATAARGGAEAGEVDLALLTDGLRAEREQGITIDVAYRYFSTARRAFVLADTPGHVQYTRNMVTGASTAQLAIVLVDARKGVLEQTRRHATVAALLGVPHVLLAVNKMDLVDFDEATFRAIAHEFSSYADGLGLRDVLAVPVSAISGDNVVERSARTPWYDGPTVLEHLETVPVAPADASDELRLPVQVVIRPRTAAFPDYRGYAGRIASGTVRVGDAVTVLPSGKTSVVAAIDTFDGPLDQASAGRSVTVRLADELDISRGDVLVPTGSVASVGQDLVGTVCWLSERRSVLGARLLVRIGTRTVRALLREVDARLDVDSQSVELLSGVDTQHAVDATDTSSDAAPSGLGLNAIGRVRVRLAEPALLDDYAAHRGTGAFLLVDPADGTTLAAGMVGPTLLDRLAPAPAADDDADWLAGAGI, from the coding sequence ATGAGCACGAGCACCAGCACCGCCGTCCCGACGAGCGAGGGCGCACGCGCGCACGCCGGCCGCGAGCTGCTGCGCCTGGCCACCGCCGGTTCGGTGGACGACGGCAAGAGCACGCTGATCGGGCGCCTGCTGTACGACACGAAGTCGGTCCTGGCGGACCAGCTCTCGGCCGTCGAGCGCGCGACCGCGGCACGCGGCGGCGCCGAGGCCGGTGAGGTGGACCTCGCGCTGCTCACCGACGGCCTGCGCGCCGAGCGCGAGCAGGGCATCACGATCGACGTCGCCTACCGCTACTTCTCGACCGCGCGGCGCGCGTTCGTGCTCGCGGACACACCCGGCCACGTGCAGTACACGCGCAACATGGTCACGGGCGCCTCGACCGCACAGCTCGCGATCGTGCTGGTCGACGCGCGCAAGGGCGTGCTCGAGCAGACGCGCCGCCACGCGACCGTCGCGGCGCTGCTGGGCGTGCCGCACGTGCTGCTCGCGGTGAACAAGATGGACCTCGTCGACTTCGACGAGGCGACGTTCCGGGCGATCGCGCACGAGTTCTCGTCGTACGCGGACGGCCTCGGCCTGCGCGACGTGCTCGCGGTGCCGGTCTCGGCGATCAGCGGGGACAACGTCGTGGAGCGCTCGGCGCGCACGCCCTGGTACGACGGCCCGACGGTGCTCGAGCACCTGGAGACCGTCCCCGTGGCCCCGGCCGACGCCTCCGACGAGCTGCGGCTGCCCGTCCAGGTGGTGATCCGGCCCCGCACCGCGGCCTTCCCGGACTACCGCGGGTACGCGGGCCGCATCGCGTCGGGGACCGTGCGCGTCGGTGACGCGGTGACGGTCCTGCCGTCGGGCAAGACGAGCGTCGTCGCGGCGATCGACACGTTCGACGGTCCGTTGGACCAGGCCTCCGCGGGTCGCTCGGTCACCGTGCGCCTGGCCGACGAGCTCGACATCTCGCGCGGCGACGTCCTGGTGCCCACGGGCTCGGTCGCGAGCGTCGGGCAGGACCTGGTGGGCACGGTGTGCTGGCTGTCCGAGCGCCGGTCGGTGCTCGGGGCCCGCCTGCTGGTCCGCATCGGCACGCGGACCGTGCGCGCGCTGCTGCGCGAGGTCGACGCCCGGCTCGACGTCGACTCGCAGAGCGTCGAGCTGCTGAGCGGCGTCGACACGCAGCACGCGGTGGACGCGACCGACACGTCGTCGGACGCCGCGCCCTCGGGGCTCGGTCTGAACGCGATCGGGCGCGTGCGCGTCCGGCTGGCCGAGCCCGCGCTGCTCGACGACTACGCCGCCCACCGCGGGACGGGTGCCTTCCTGCTGGTCGACCCGGCCGACGGCACCACGCTCGCGGCGGGCATGGTCGGACCGACGCTGCTCGACCGGCTGGCGCCCGCGCCCGCCGCGGACGACGACGCGGACTGGCTCGCCGGCGCGGGGATCTGA
- a CDS encoding HRDC domain-containing protein: MRPAAPDQGARQGVSAGHPETTAEPVDTTAPGTTEADEPAPPAVVALTEPAEGVPPVVDTPEAYARVVAAFGAGTGPVAVDAERASGYRYGQRSYLVQLRREGAGTALIDPIALPDLSELSEALVGVEWVLHAASQDLPGLVEQNLRPSRVFDTELAARLLGMERVGLAAVVADTLGLGLAKEHSAVDWSTRPLPAEWLRYAALDVEVLVEVRQVLAERLAVAGKAQWAAQEFEAVRTAPPAPPRVEPWRRVSGLHAIRDARRLAVVRELWATRDTNARQRDISPGRVLPDAAIVAAAQALPRAVPQLTALPAFSGKGTRRRAPLWQSAIDRALALPDSELPSVRGPKSDAPPPPRAWADKDPAAAARLAVARDVVTALSAEHTVPVENLLQPDLLRRLCWTPPRPLDADAVAQFLAAGGARPWQVELVTPPLAAAFAALPTA; this comes from the coding sequence ATGCGACCCGCCGCACCGGACCAGGGCGCCCGCCAGGGCGTGTCCGCCGGCCACCCCGAGACCACCGCCGAGCCCGTCGACACCACCGCACCGGGCACCACCGAGGCCGACGAGCCGGCCCCACCGGCGGTCGTCGCGCTGACCGAACCGGCCGAGGGCGTGCCACCGGTCGTCGACACGCCCGAGGCGTACGCGCGCGTGGTCGCGGCGTTCGGCGCGGGCACGGGACCCGTCGCGGTCGACGCCGAGCGTGCGTCCGGCTACCGCTACGGGCAGCGCAGCTACCTGGTCCAGCTCCGCCGCGAGGGCGCGGGCACCGCGCTGATCGACCCGATCGCGCTCCCGGACCTCTCGGAGCTGTCCGAGGCGCTCGTCGGCGTCGAGTGGGTGCTGCACGCGGCCTCGCAGGACCTCCCGGGCCTGGTCGAGCAGAACCTGCGCCCGTCACGCGTGTTCGACACCGAGCTCGCGGCCCGTCTGCTCGGCATGGAGCGGGTCGGGCTCGCCGCGGTCGTCGCCGACACGCTCGGGCTGGGGCTGGCCAAGGAGCACTCGGCCGTGGACTGGTCGACGCGCCCGCTGCCCGCCGAGTGGCTGCGGTACGCCGCGCTCGACGTCGAGGTGCTGGTCGAGGTGCGGCAGGTGCTCGCCGAGCGGCTCGCCGTCGCCGGCAAGGCGCAGTGGGCCGCGCAGGAGTTCGAGGCGGTGCGCACCGCGCCACCGGCGCCGCCGCGCGTCGAGCCGTGGCGCCGGGTGTCCGGGCTGCACGCGATCCGTGACGCGCGCCGGCTCGCGGTGGTGCGTGAGCTGTGGGCGACGCGTGACACCAACGCGCGCCAGCGCGACATCTCACCGGGCCGCGTGCTTCCCGACGCGGCGATCGTGGCGGCCGCGCAGGCGCTGCCCCGTGCCGTGCCGCAGCTGACCGCACTGCCCGCGTTCTCCGGCAAGGGCACGCGCCGGCGCGCACCGCTGTGGCAGTCCGCGATCGACCGCGCGCTCGCGCTGCCGGACTCCGAGCTCCCGTCCGTGCGCGGCCCCAAGAGCGACGCTCCCCCGCCGCCCCGCGCCTGGGCGGACAAGGACCCCGCCGCGGCCGCGCGCCTGGCGGTCGCGCGCGACGTGGTCACGGCACTGTCCGCCGAGCACACCGTGCCGGTCGAGAACCTGCTGCAGCCCGATCTCCTGCGTCGCCTGTGCTGGACGCCCCCGCGCCCGCTCGACGCCGACGCCGTCGCACAGTTCCTCGCCGCCGGCGGGGCCCGGCCCTGGCAGGTCGAGCTCGTCACACCGCCGCTCGCGGCCGCGTTCGCCGCGCTCCCGACGGCCTGA
- a CDS encoding carboxylate--amine ligase: MTQAARAGEDRTAEQPLQPVILGADIGVYALARSFHEQYGVTSIVVAGAALGPVQHSRIVEHEIVADGHDPRQLVDRLLEVARRLPDRRLLLMANSDWLVRVVVEHRDELEASYVVPFLSAELLARISDKATFAQICADLDISVPRTIVQSFGADEPDVAVDLEYPLIAKAASSADYQDVEFEGKKKVFEIASPDELAALWASLRAAGYAGRFVVQELVPGDDTQMRSVTAYVDQRGEMTLACCAHVLLEEHTPSGLGNPAAMITYRDDAMLEQARRFLVSTGYVGFANFDVKVDPRTGAFRFFEVNPRIGRNNYYVSAAGANPTRFVVEDRVEGRAVPPVVVDREVLYSILPHRLLLRYVRDPQLAARVRGLIATRATAHPLRYRRDLSPRRRFYVLAAAVNQIRKFRRWYPEPTDTGF, from the coding sequence GTGACGCAGGCCGCGCGCGCCGGGGAGGACCGCACCGCGGAGCAGCCGCTCCAGCCGGTCATCCTCGGTGCGGACATCGGGGTGTACGCGCTGGCCCGCTCGTTCCACGAGCAGTACGGCGTGACGTCGATCGTGGTCGCGGGTGCCGCGCTCGGACCGGTGCAGCACTCGCGCATCGTCGAGCACGAGATCGTCGCGGACGGGCACGACCCGCGCCAGCTCGTCGACCGGCTGCTCGAGGTGGCGCGCCGCCTGCCGGACCGCCGGCTGCTGCTCATGGCGAACTCCGACTGGCTCGTGCGCGTCGTGGTCGAGCACCGGGACGAGCTCGAGGCGTCCTACGTCGTGCCGTTCCTGTCCGCCGAGCTGCTCGCGCGGATCAGCGACAAGGCGACGTTCGCGCAGATCTGCGCGGACCTCGACATCTCGGTCCCGCGCACGATCGTGCAGTCGTTCGGCGCCGACGAGCCCGACGTGGCCGTCGACCTGGAGTACCCCCTGATCGCCAAGGCCGCGAGCAGCGCGGACTACCAGGACGTCGAGTTCGAGGGCAAGAAGAAGGTCTTCGAGATCGCGTCGCCCGACGAGCTCGCGGCGCTGTGGGCGTCGCTGCGCGCTGCGGGGTACGCGGGGCGGTTCGTCGTGCAGGAGCTCGTGCCCGGTGACGACACGCAGATGCGGTCCGTGACGGCGTACGTGGACCAGCGCGGCGAGATGACGCTGGCGTGCTGCGCGCACGTGCTGCTCGAGGAGCACACGCCGTCGGGCCTGGGCAACCCGGCCGCGATGATCACGTACCGCGACGACGCCATGCTCGAGCAGGCGCGCCGCTTCCTGGTCAGCACGGGCTACGTGGGCTTCGCCAACTTCGACGTCAAGGTGGACCCGCGCACCGGCGCGTTCCGTTTCTTCGAGGTCAACCCGCGCATCGGCCGGAACAACTACTACGTGTCCGCCGCGGGTGCCAACCCCACGCGGTTCGTCGTGGAGGACCGGGTCGAGGGCCGCGCGGTGCCGCCCGTGGTCGTCGACCGCGAGGTGCTGTACTCGATCCTGCCGCACCGCCTGCTGCTCCGGTACGTCCGGGACCCGCAGCTCGCGGCGCGCGTGCGCGGGCTCATCGCGACCCGTGCGACCGCGCACCCGCTGCGCTACCGCCGTGACCTGTCGCCGCGCAGGAGGTTCTACGTGCTCGCGGCGGCCGTGAACCAGATCCGCAAGTTCCGGCGCTGGTACCCGGAGCCGACCGACACGGGGTTCTGA
- the gndA gene encoding NADP-dependent phosphogluconate dehydrogenase: protein MVDAAAPGGQAGNAQIGTAQIGVTGLAVMGRNLARNFARNGFTVAVHNRSWAKTASLVEEHGDEGTFVPSESIADFVASLERPRKVVVMVKAGAPTDAVIDELVPYLEEGDIVVDAGNAHFPDTIRREDALRARGLHFVGSGVSGGEEGALLGPSIMPGGTRESYESLGPILEKIAAKVDGVPCCTYVGPDGAGHFVKMVHNGIEYADMQLIAEAYDLLKQGLGASAAEIGQIFAEWNTGDLESFLIEITADVLQHVDADTGAAFVDIVLDQAEQKGTGRWTVQNGLDLGVPITGIAEATFARALSGGVPQRQAARGTLVAATTPWDVTDRDAFVEDVRLALYASKVVAYSQGFDQIAAASEQFGWDIDRGAMARIWRGGCIIRARFLNRITEAYERDASLPLLLADEYFTQAVGNGVQAWRRIVAGAALHGVPTPAFSSSLAYYDGVRAERLPASLIQAQRDFFGAHTYRRTDRDGTFHTQWSGDRTEQDA from the coding sequence ATGGTGGACGCAGCAGCACCCGGCGGTCAGGCCGGGAACGCGCAGATCGGGACCGCGCAGATCGGCGTCACGGGTCTGGCGGTCATGGGCCGCAACCTCGCGCGGAACTTCGCGCGCAACGGCTTCACGGTCGCGGTGCACAACCGGTCCTGGGCCAAGACCGCCTCGCTGGTCGAGGAGCACGGCGACGAGGGCACGTTCGTGCCGTCGGAGTCGATCGCGGACTTCGTGGCGTCGCTCGAGCGACCGCGCAAGGTCGTCGTGATGGTCAAGGCGGGTGCACCCACCGACGCGGTGATCGACGAGCTGGTGCCGTACCTCGAGGAGGGCGACATCGTCGTCGACGCCGGGAACGCGCACTTCCCGGACACGATCCGCCGCGAGGACGCGCTGCGCGCACGCGGCCTGCACTTCGTCGGCTCGGGTGTCTCGGGCGGTGAGGAGGGCGCGCTGCTCGGGCCGTCGATCATGCCCGGCGGCACGCGCGAGTCGTACGAGAGCCTGGGCCCGATCCTCGAGAAGATCGCCGCGAAGGTCGACGGCGTGCCCTGCTGCACGTACGTGGGTCCCGACGGTGCGGGTCACTTCGTCAAGATGGTGCACAACGGCATCGAGTACGCGGACATGCAGCTCATCGCCGAGGCCTACGACCTGCTGAAGCAGGGGCTGGGCGCCTCGGCGGCCGAGATCGGCCAGATCTTCGCGGAGTGGAACACGGGCGACCTCGAGTCGTTCCTCATCGAGATCACCGCCGACGTGCTGCAGCACGTCGACGCGGACACGGGTGCCGCGTTCGTCGACATCGTGCTGGACCAGGCGGAGCAGAAGGGCACGGGTCGCTGGACCGTGCAGAACGGCCTGGACCTGGGCGTGCCGATCACGGGCATCGCCGAGGCCACGTTCGCGCGTGCGCTCTCGGGCGGCGTGCCGCAGCGGCAGGCCGCACGCGGCACGCTCGTCGCGGCGACCACGCCGTGGGACGTCACGGACCGTGACGCGTTCGTCGAGGACGTGCGGCTCGCGCTGTACGCGTCCAAGGTCGTCGCGTACTCGCAGGGCTTCGACCAGATCGCGGCGGCGTCCGAGCAGTTCGGCTGGGACATCGACCGGGGTGCGATGGCCCGGATCTGGCGGGGCGGCTGCATCATCCGCGCGCGCTTCCTCAACCGCATCACCGAGGCGTACGAGCGCGACGCGTCGCTGCCGCTGCTGCTGGCCGACGAGTACTTCACGCAGGCCGTGGGCAACGGCGTGCAGGCGTGGCGGCGGATCGTCGCGGGTGCCGCGCTGCACGGCGTGCCGACGCCCGCGTTCTCGTCCTCGCTCGCGTACTACGACGGCGTGCGCGCCGAGCGGCTGCCGGCCTCGCTGATCCAGGCGCAGCGCGACTTCTTCGGGGCGCACACCTACCGCCGGACGGACCGCGACGGCACGTTCCACACGCAGTGGTCGGGCGACCGCACCGAGCAGGACGCGTGA
- a CDS encoding helix-turn-helix transcriptional regulator: MTIEPLRRAPAVRRPASAAVAPGQPQRQTAAQHMCVVVTEIADGDASPLVQSLRRRGAQRVVVLTRRAARPELAVLLAGGVRGAVAGSTVPSLTRAPAAPPPAPPLPELTGRELSVLRLVAQGRSNRLIGEELGLSALTVKSHLARISRKFGTGDRAHLVAMSFRGGLLD, from the coding sequence GTGACCATCGAGCCGCTCCGTCGTGCGCCTGCCGTCAGGCGACCCGCCTCGGCCGCGGTCGCGCCCGGTCAGCCGCAGCGTCAGACGGCGGCGCAGCACATGTGCGTCGTGGTCACGGAGATCGCCGACGGCGACGCCTCACCGCTCGTGCAGAGCCTGCGCCGGCGCGGTGCGCAGCGCGTCGTGGTGCTGACCCGCCGCGCCGCGCGTCCCGAGCTCGCCGTCCTGCTCGCGGGCGGCGTCCGCGGTGCCGTCGCGGGCTCGACCGTCCCGTCGCTCACGCGCGCGCCCGCGGCACCCCCGCCCGCGCCGCCGCTGCCCGAGCTCACGGGCCGCGAGCTCAGCGTGCTGCGCCTGGTCGCGCAGGGCCGCAGCAACCGCCTGATCGGCGAGGAGCTGGGCCTGTCCGCGCTCACGGTGAAGAGCCACCTGGCCCGCATCTCGCGCAAGTTCGGCACGGGCGACCGCGCGCACCTCGTCGCGATGTCCTTCCGGGGCGGGCTGCTCGACTGA
- a CDS encoding dihydrofolate reductase family protein gives MTRAPVLDVLLPHPEVPGRPARLAPRDDEAQLVALLDEYSPRAAPLRGAGSARVVRANMIATLDGAATGPDHVTGSINGAADLRVFRSLRALADVVLVGAGTARQERYRELDLPDALVETRRAHGRPAPLELAVVTRSGDVPEELLEGDRPAVVVTAGSCPRLRALQDRLPADRLVVAGDETVDLAATLDALEARGLPSVLAEGGPALLGDLVTASLVDELCLTWSPTLVGGPAPRIVAGTPWLTPPRTARLVHLLHADGVLLGRWDLRAAAVLDA, from the coding sequence ATGACCCGTGCCCCCGTGCTCGACGTGCTGCTCCCCCACCCCGAGGTCCCGGGCCGCCCCGCGCGGCTCGCACCGCGGGACGACGAGGCGCAGCTCGTGGCGCTGCTCGACGAGTACAGCCCGCGGGCGGCCCCGCTGCGGGGCGCGGGGTCGGCGCGCGTGGTGCGCGCCAACATGATCGCGACGCTCGACGGCGCCGCCACGGGACCGGACCACGTCACCGGGTCGATCAACGGCGCCGCGGACCTGCGCGTGTTCCGGTCGCTGCGCGCCCTCGCCGACGTGGTGCTGGTGGGCGCCGGGACCGCGCGGCAGGAGCGCTACCGGGAGCTCGACCTGCCCGACGCGCTCGTGGAGACGCGACGCGCGCACGGCAGGCCCGCTCCGCTCGAGCTCGCCGTGGTCACACGGTCCGGCGACGTGCCCGAGGAGCTGCTGGAGGGCGACCGCCCGGCCGTCGTGGTGACCGCGGGCTCGTGCCCCCGGCTGCGCGCGCTCCAGGACCGTCTGCCGGCCGACCGGCTGGTCGTCGCGGGCGACGAGACCGTGGACCTGGCCGCGACGCTCGACGCGCTCGAGGCCCGCGGCCTGCCGAGCGTGCTCGCCGAGGGCGGGCCCGCGCTGCTGGGCGACCTGGTCACGGCGTCGCTGGTCGACGAGCTGTGCCTGACCTGGAGCCCGACGCTCGTCGGCGGACCGGCTCCGCGCATCGTCGCGGGCACGCCGTGGCTCACCCCGCCACGGACCGCACGCCTGGTGCACCTGCTGCACGCCGACGGCGTGCTGCTGGGCCGGTGGGACCTGCGCGCCGCAGCCGTCCTGGACGCGTGA
- a CDS encoding DUF3000 domain-containing protein: MTPAGPDDVPADFVQALRSLRAVTVRPEVLLDEVPGPARIAPYSAAITAEVRTARRSVAATELASGRFVVLYDPAGQEAWDGRFRLVTLVRATLEAEVGADPMLAEVAWTWFLDALAGVGLEAHAAGGTVTRVLSQSFGALDVRAEQTELEIRASWTAADPDLRDHLRAWETLLCTAAGLPPLPDGVVPLGPRV; this comes from the coding sequence GTGACCCCCGCCGGCCCCGACGACGTGCCTGCCGACTTCGTGCAGGCGCTCCGCTCGCTGCGCGCCGTGACGGTGCGTCCCGAGGTCCTGCTCGACGAGGTACCGGGACCCGCACGCATCGCGCCCTACTCCGCGGCCATCACGGCCGAGGTGCGCACCGCGCGCCGTTCGGTGGCGGCGACCGAGCTCGCGTCGGGGCGGTTCGTCGTGCTGTACGACCCGGCGGGCCAGGAGGCGTGGGACGGCCGGTTCCGGCTCGTCACGCTGGTGCGCGCCACGCTCGAGGCGGAGGTCGGCGCCGACCCGATGCTGGCCGAGGTCGCGTGGACCTGGTTCCTCGACGCGCTCGCGGGTGTCGGCCTCGAGGCCCACGCGGCGGGTGGCACCGTGACGCGCGTGCTCTCGCAGAGCTTCGGTGCGCTCGACGTGCGGGCCGAGCAGACCGAGCTCGAGATCCGGGCGTCCTGGACCGCCGCCGATCCTGACCTGCGCGACCACCTGCGCGCCTGGGAGACCCTGCTGTGCACCGCGGCGGGCCTGCCGCCGCTGCCCGACGGCGTCGTCCCGCTCGGCCCGCGGGTCTGA
- a CDS encoding YbaB/EbfC family nucleoid-associated protein has product MARSGYDGRQGAWVPGGARAPGAERSATASPAGGGSPWQDAAPSGVPADPATARASGAPVDELDEELDEQAVADVVGRSPGAARVREQVLAARRQAREARDLHRDVEAVRGTARSSGGEVTAEADPAGRLTRLTFAPHATALRPDRLAGLVEQTVRAAARDAGDRALRLVDERSGSDGFFARTMRAELERGRA; this is encoded by the coding sequence ATGGCGCGCTCGGGGTACGACGGACGGCAAGGGGCCTGGGTGCCGGGCGGAGCGCGCGCACCGGGGGCCGAACGGTCCGCGACGGCGAGCCCCGCAGGGGGAGGCTCGCCGTGGCAGGACGCCGCGCCGTCCGGGGTGCCGGCCGACCCCGCCACCGCACGGGCGTCCGGCGCACCGGTCGACGAGCTCGACGAGGAGCTCGACGAGCAGGCCGTGGCCGACGTCGTAGGCCGTTCGCCCGGTGCGGCGCGCGTGCGCGAGCAGGTCCTGGCCGCCCGTCGTCAGGCGCGCGAGGCCCGTGACCTGCACCGGGACGTCGAGGCGGTGCGGGGCACCGCGCGGTCGTCGGGCGGCGAGGTCACGGCCGAGGCCGACCCGGCCGGGCGCCTGACCCGGCTCACGTTCGCACCGCACGCGACGGCGCTGCGGCCGGACCGGCTGGCGGGCCTGGTGGAGCAGACCGTGCGCGCAGCAGCGCGCGACGCGGGTGACCGCGCGCTGCGCCTGGTGGACGAGCGCTCGGGTTCCGACGGCTTCTTCGCCCGGACCATGCGAGCCGAGCTCGAGCGCGGCCGGGCCTGA
- a CDS encoding thiolase family protein — MPTASVPSPAAPSRPAPSRVRRTVFVDGVRTPFGRARADGLYTGTRADDLAVKAVRELLRRHPQLPPDRIDEVAIAATTQQGDQGLTLGRTVGVLAGLPRSVPGYAVDRMCAGAMTAVTNLAAQIGVGAADVALAGGVEHMGRHPMGLDADPNPRFLSERLVAPDALNMGVTAENLHDRFPHLTRERADAYGAASQRKYAAALAAGRIEPDLVPVATRDPERGWGLATADEPPRPGTTVEGIGALPTPFRAGGRVTAGTSAPLTDGAAACLLAAEDTASALGLPVRMRLVAFAYAGVEPEIMGVGPVPATRRALERASLTIDDIGLFEINEAFAVQVIAFLDAFGIPDDDPRVNPYGGAIAVGHPLASSGVRLMTQLARQFAEHPEVRYGLTTMCVGLGQGGTVIWENPHHADYVPSSDEEVAP, encoded by the coding sequence ATGCCCACCGCATCCGTCCCGTCACCCGCCGCACCGTCCCGACCGGCGCCCTCGCGCGTGCGCCGCACCGTGTTCGTCGACGGCGTGCGCACCCCGTTCGGGCGTGCCCGCGCCGACGGCCTGTACACCGGCACACGCGCCGACGACCTCGCGGTCAAGGCGGTCCGCGAGCTGCTGCGGCGCCACCCGCAGCTGCCGCCCGACCGGATCGACGAGGTCGCGATCGCGGCCACCACCCAGCAGGGCGACCAGGGCCTCACGCTCGGCCGCACCGTGGGCGTGCTCGCGGGCCTTCCGCGCTCGGTCCCCGGGTACGCGGTCGACCGCATGTGCGCCGGCGCGATGACGGCGGTGACCAACCTCGCGGCGCAGATCGGCGTCGGCGCGGCCGACGTCGCGCTCGCCGGCGGCGTGGAGCACATGGGTCGCCACCCGATGGGGCTGGACGCCGATCCCAACCCCCGGTTCCTGTCCGAGCGGCTCGTCGCGCCCGACGCGCTCAACATGGGCGTCACGGCCGAGAATCTGCACGACCGGTTCCCGCACCTCACGCGCGAGCGGGCCGACGCGTACGGCGCCGCGAGCCAGCGCAAGTACGCCGCCGCGCTGGCGGCGGGTCGCATCGAGCCCGATCTGGTCCCCGTGGCCACGCGCGACCCCGAGCGCGGCTGGGGCCTGGCGACCGCCGACGAGCCACCGCGCCCCGGCACCACGGTCGAGGGCATCGGCGCGCTGCCGACGCCGTTCCGCGCGGGCGGGCGGGTCACGGCCGGCACGTCGGCGCCCCTGACCGACGGCGCGGCGGCGTGCCTCCTGGCCGCCGAGGACACCGCATCCGCCCTGGGCCTGCCGGTGCGCATGCGCCTGGTCGCGTTCGCGTACGCGGGCGTCGAGCCGGAGATCATGGGCGTGGGCCCCGTCCCGGCGACACGGCGTGCGCTCGAGCGTGCGAGCCTGACGATCGACGACATCGGCCTGTTCGAGATCAACGAGGCGTTCGCGGTCCAGGTGATCGCGTTCCTGGACGCGTTCGGCATCCCCGACGACGACCCGCGCGTCAACCCGTACGGCGGCGCGATCGCCGTGGGTCACCCGCTGGCGTCCTCGGGCGTCCGGCTCATGACGCAGCTCGCGCGCCAGTTCGCCGAGCACCCCGAGGTCCGCTACGGCCTCACGACGATGTGCGTGGGCCTCGGCCAGGGCGGCACCGTCATCTGGGAGAACCCCCACCACGCGGACTACGTGCCGTCGAGCGACGAGGAGGTCGCACCGTGA
- the cobA gene encoding uroporphyrinogen-III C-methyltransferase — MHALFLDVRGRRVLVVGGGPVAARRAARLVADGADVHVVAPDVGDDLAALVESGAVRWAARGYAAGDLDGAWLAHTATGVRAVDDRVAADAEAAHVWCVRADDAAASSAWTPAVARAGDVAVAVTAGGDPRRSATLRAAIATLLETGALPLRHHRAPAAGQVTLVGGGPGDPGLITTRGRRALAEADVVVVDRLAPRALLDDLDEDVVVIEAGKGPHAHTLTQDEINAVLVEHALAGRRVVRLKGGDPYVLGRGGEEVAACVAAGVAVSVVPGVTSAIAVPAAAGIPVTHRGVARQVTILSAHDTTPDWPTLGRLEGTLVLLMGVGRLDAYAAELVAHGRAPDTPVAVVENGTLPEQRTTTGTLATIAGLARERGVGNPAVVVVGEVAALAEPS, encoded by the coding sequence ATGCACGCGCTGTTCCTCGACGTCCGGGGTCGGCGCGTGCTGGTCGTCGGCGGCGGACCCGTCGCGGCCCGCCGCGCCGCTCGTCTCGTCGCGGACGGTGCGGACGTGCACGTGGTCGCGCCCGACGTGGGCGACGACCTCGCGGCGCTCGTCGAGAGCGGCGCGGTCCGCTGGGCCGCGCGCGGCTACGCGGCCGGGGACCTCGACGGCGCGTGGCTCGCGCACACCGCGACGGGCGTGCGCGCGGTCGACGACCGCGTCGCCGCGGACGCGGAGGCGGCGCACGTGTGGTGCGTGCGCGCCGACGACGCGGCGGCCTCGTCCGCCTGGACACCGGCGGTGGCCCGCGCGGGCGACGTCGCGGTGGCCGTGACCGCCGGGGGCGACCCGCGACGCTCGGCGACCCTCCGGGCCGCGATCGCGACGCTGCTCGAGACCGGCGCGCTGCCGCTGCGGCACCACCGCGCGCCCGCAGCCGGTCAGGTCACGCTCGTCGGGGGCGGGCCAGGCGACCCGGGCCTCATCACGACGCGCGGCCGACGCGCGCTCGCCGAGGCGGACGTCGTCGTGGTGGACCGCCTGGCCCCGCGTGCGCTGCTCGATGACCTGGACGAGGACGTCGTGGTGATCGAGGCCGGCAAGGGCCCGCACGCGCACACGCTGACCCAGGACGAGATCAACGCCGTGCTCGTCGAGCACGCGCTGGCGGGGCGGCGCGTCGTGCGGCTCAAGGGCGGCGACCCGTACGTGCTGGGCCGCGGCGGCGAGGAGGTCGCGGCGTGCGTCGCCGCGGGCGTCGCGGTCAGCGTCGTGCCCGGCGTGACCAGCGCGATCGCGGTGCCCGCCGCGGCCGGCATCCCCGTGACGCACCGGGGTGTGGCACGCCAGGTCACCATCCTGTCCGCGCACGACACCACACCCGACTGGCCGACGCTCGGGAGGCTCGAGGGCACGCTCGTGCTGCTCATGGGCGTCGGGCGCCTCGACGCGTACGCCGCCGAGCTCGTCGCGCACGGACGTGCGCCCGACACGCCCGTCGCGGTCGTCGAGAACGGGACGCTGCCGGAGCAGCGCACCACCACGGGCACGCTCGCGACGATCGCCGGCCTCGCCCGTGAGCGCGGCGTGGGCAACCCCGCGGTCGTCGTCGTGGGCGAGGTCGCGGCGCTGGCCGAGCCGTCCTGA